The DNA sequence GTTTTTGTCCCAGCCTTGATAAAGAGGGCATATTCCCATATGGTCACGGGCAATAAGGTAGACATCATTTTCAGTGTCATATAATGCGAAGGCGAAAATTCCGTTCAGTTTTTCAACGAAATTTTTTCCATATTTTCTGTAAAGAGCAAGGATAACCTCGCAGTCAGACTGAGTCTGGAACTCATAATCAGGAAATTCTTCTTTTAATTCTCTATGGTTGTAGATTTCGCCGTTCACAGCTAATACTACTTTTCCGTCTTTTGTAAATAAAGGTTGTTTTCCAGAGGTAGGATCTACAATAGCAAGTCTTTCGTGAGAGAAAATTACTTTTTCATCCTGAAAAACTCCACTCCAATCCGGTCCTCTGTGACGGATTTTTTTTGACATTTCCAACACCTGAGGTCTTAATACTTCAGTTTTTTGTTTGGCGTCAAATAAACATACAATTCCACACATAATTTCTATTATTTATGTGACAAAAGTAAAGGTGATGTTTATAAATAACAATGGAAAATGTTTGAAACGGAATATTTTTAATTAATTAATGTTTTAAAGTTAAAAATATTAACTATTTGTTCGATTTGGCGTGTTTTTGATTGATTTTTTTCGTCAGGCTAAAATTTGTGATATTTCTATACAAAATAAAAATGACATATTTATTAATCTATGGTAATTAATTATATGAATTTTAACCCTTACTTTGTGGCTCGAAATAATTTTTTTTCATCATTTGTGTTTTTACCTTCTTGCAATTCTCATGCAAGAAGGTTTTGTTTTTATTGTACTCCAAGTAACGTTCCCGAAACATTCCATGAGCTGAAACTTGTACCTTCGGAAGCTCCCTGAGGAATTTTTACCTGGATTGTATGTTTACCCGCTTTCAAATCTCCAAGAGGAATGAAGTTAGGATTGGTAACCGTTCCCGGGCACCAGTTTGATCTGCTGAGGTCTGATGACGAAAGACCGTCCTGGAAATTTCCTGATGCAGGATTGTACAAACGGTACGAACCACAGTCTGTTCTCCATGGCACGAATGAAAATATTTGATTTCCATCAACGAAAATAGAATTGGCTTTAGGAACAAACTCATCGCCGTTTTCCCAACCTCCATGTCCGGTTGTGGTATATCTTAGCTGAGCATTTTTCAAATCTTTATTTACAGTAAAATTAACAAGGAGCCCTTTATCCTGATTGAACATCGTAGAATAATCCTGTCCGGCCATTTCCATAATATTTAAAGTATTGAATAATGGTATCGCTGTATTATTTTTATTAACTGTCTGATCGCTTTTGTGAATAGTGATATCAAGGCTTACTTTATGTCCTCCTTTGTCATAGTTGCCAATAAATGTACCTACCCAAAGTTCTTTTCCGGATAATGCAGGTTTAAGCTCTGTAATATCCTGACGGTAAGGGCTAATGGTCTGCCAGTTTTTTCCTTTAAGCTGAATATGATTGAATTTCTGGATTCCAAAAGCGGTAAAGAATCTCATCATTTCCATAGCAGGGCTATAGTTGTCTGTAGTAGTTATCCCATAATACTGCTTTCCGTTTCCATTTTCGTAGACAGGTAGTGTTTTTGCTCCTTTTTCCAATCCGTCAAAAAAGGATTTTTCTTTATCCTGAGGAATAAAAAATACGGTTCCGGTTCTGTCATAGGCATCACCGTTTGATTGCTGTTTCAGTTCTACAAAAATATTTTCACCTTCTGTAATAGCCGGGAATTTTATCTTTTTAAGAATGATCGTACCGTTGGCGTATCTTTTTATCTTATCATCTGATTTAGAAGCATCCGAAAAATTGATCGTTTCATTTTCAAAAACATTCAGAGTGGTAAATCTGCTTTTCCAAAGTAAATCTTTGTATCCCAACTGATCTGTTGTCTGTATGTTTCCTTTTATAATATTTTCAATTCCGGTATTTTTTATTTTTTTGATCGAGCTGGCTGTAATTAAAGAATTTTTATTTCTCTCCACTTCCAGAACCAGACCTAAACTCTGTCCCAAAACAGAAGGTCCGCCTTTTAGTTTTAAATCATTTGTATACCAGATTTCAATGGTATTTGAATTGACTTTGGTAACCGCTTTTTTACAGTTGTATCCTAAAATCTTTTTAATTTCATTGGTAAGTTCAAAATCCTGTTTTCCTACAGACTCAGCATCTGATGTTGAAATAATGGATTCCGGTTTTAAAAAAGCATATGAAATAATAGTATTTGATGGCTTTTCTACCTTAGTGATTTCATAAGGAAAGCTGCTTTTTTGTTCTTTGATTGTACTGTTGAGGATGAAGTTTTCTTTCTCATTAACCCAAACAATAGTGGAGGGCTGGTCAGCAATAGTTTTCCCGTTATATGAGCTGGTATACTGAATTTCATAGGTCTGTGCAGAAAACAGACAGTATAAGAAGACGGCCAGAAAATTGAAAACAGTTCTTGTATGCATAAAAATGAGTTTGCTGCAAAGTTATTCTAAAGTTTCCACAGCATCAAAACGGTTTGATCTATACAGTTAGTAGACAGTATCCTTTAAATGTTACAAAAAATGTTACATTTTTTAAAAAGATTTTTAAATAAAAAAACTACTCCAGAAAATAGAGTAGTTTTATATATTGTTTATTGGTTGAGATTAAGAAACTCTCTCAATCAAAGCCATATAGAATCCGTCATAACCTTCGCTAGGCATTACTTTTTCATCCTTAATCATTTTGAATCCAGGATTGTTTTTGATGAATTCATCTACCTGCAGATTGTTTTCAGAAGGAAGGATAGAGCATGTAGCGTACACCATTTTTCCTCCTTTTTTAAGCATTTTAGAATAGTCCTGAAGGATTTGCTGCTGTTCTTTTTTAATTCTGTCAATAAAGTCCTGATCAATTTTCCACTTACTGTCCGGGTTTCTTTTTAAAACTCCAAGACCGGAACATGGTGCATCAATCAAAAGTCTGTCAGCTTTTTCATGAAGACGTTTGATCACTTTGTTATCAGCAATCATACGGGTTTCAATATTGTGAGCTCCGGCTCTTTTAGCACGGCGCTTCAATTCGGCAAGTTTCCACTCGAAAATATCCAGGGCAACAATCTGACCTTTGTTTTTCATTAATGCTGCCAGGTGAAGTGTTTTTCCTCCCGCACCGGCACAAGCATCTACTACTCTTTGTCCTTCCTGTACATCAAGGAAATACCCGATCTTTTGAGAAGAAGCATCCTGAACTTCAAATAATCCTTCCTTAAAAGCTGTGGTAAGAAAAACGTTTTTCTTCTCTTCTAGCTGAACAGCATCAGGATAATTTTTAATAGGGAAAGAAACAACACCTTCATCAGAAAGGTCAGAAATAAGTTCTCTTGTTGTTGTTCTTAAAGAGTTTGCTCTTAAAACAGTAGGTGCCTGCTCATTCAAAGCTGCCATTTCTCTTTCCCATTTGGGTCCAAGTTCTTTTTCAAGAGTTTCAGCAAGCCATTCAGGAATAGAATGTTCTATTGCTTTTGTAGGAACTGTATTCTTTTTAAGTTTTGTAAGAATGTCGGCAATTTTGATTCCGTCAAATTCTTCAAATTTTTTATAGTTGGTCTTACTCCAAAGTAAATAGGCGATGATAAGCTTGTAAATATTGTTGGGTTTTACACCTTCCCCCATATAATATTCAAGACGTTTTTTCCAACGGATAATATTGTAGAAAATCTCAGAAACAACGGCTCTGTCCTGGCTTCCCCATTTTCTGTTTGCTTTCAGAAGTCTTTCAATAACCTTATCGGCATATTTGTTTTTTTCAAAAAATGTCTCCTGTAGGGCATCGTGAATTCCGATGGCCAAGTTTCTGTGAATAAGTTCCATAAATTTGCTTCGCTGTTTGAATCTGCAAAAATACGACTTTTAATTGAGAGTTGAGGATTTGGGTGAGAGAGTTTGAGAATAGGAGGATTGGTGGTGAATAGTGAATGGTCAATCTGTTTATTAATTTTTTAAATGGTAGAAATGAATTTTAATGCTGAATTTGTAAAGATTTTCTGAATATTTATAATTTTTATTTGTTGATAATAGCCTTTCACTTTAAGACAAATAAACCTGTATTTTTGCCTAATGAGAAATATTTGTTAGCAAAATATGCACTGTTCATTACTATACTTTATTTTC is a window from the Chryseobacterium indologenes genome containing:
- a CDS encoding GLPGLI family protein translates to MHTRTVFNFLAVFLYCLFSAQTYEIQYTSSYNGKTIADQPSTIVWVNEKENFILNSTIKEQKSSFPYEITKVEKPSNTIISYAFLKPESIISTSDAESVGKQDFELTNEIKKILGYNCKKAVTKVNSNTIEIWYTNDLKLKGGPSVLGQSLGLVLEVERNKNSLITASSIKKIKNTGIENIIKGNIQTTDQLGYKDLLWKSRFTTLNVFENETINFSDASKSDDKIKRYANGTIILKKIKFPAITEGENIFVELKQQSNGDAYDRTGTVFFIPQDKEKSFFDGLEKGAKTLPVYENGNGKQYYGITTTDNYSPAMEMMRFFTAFGIQKFNHIQLKGKNWQTISPYRQDITELKPALSGKELWVGTFIGNYDKGGHKVSLDITIHKSDQTVNKNNTAIPLFNTLNIMEMAGQDYSTMFNQDKGLLVNFTVNKDLKNAQLRYTTTGHGGWENGDEFVPKANSIFVDGNQIFSFVPWRTDCGSYRLYNPASGNFQDGLSSSDLSRSNWCPGTVTNPNFIPLGDLKAGKHTIQVKIPQGASEGTSFSSWNVSGTLLGVQ
- a CDS encoding RsmB/NOP family class I SAM-dependent RNA methyltransferase, producing MELIHRNLAIGIHDALQETFFEKNKYADKVIERLLKANRKWGSQDRAVVSEIFYNIIRWKKRLEYYMGEGVKPNNIYKLIIAYLLWSKTNYKKFEEFDGIKIADILTKLKKNTVPTKAIEHSIPEWLAETLEKELGPKWEREMAALNEQAPTVLRANSLRTTTRELISDLSDEGVVSFPIKNYPDAVQLEEKKNVFLTTAFKEGLFEVQDASSQKIGYFLDVQEGQRVVDACAGAGGKTLHLAALMKNKGQIVALDIFEWKLAELKRRAKRAGAHNIETRMIADNKVIKRLHEKADRLLIDAPCSGLGVLKRNPDSKWKIDQDFIDRIKKEQQQILQDYSKMLKKGGKMVYATCSILPSENNLQVDEFIKNNPGFKMIKDEKVMPSEGYDGFYMALIERVS